One Rhizobiales bacterium GAS188 DNA window includes the following coding sequences:
- a CDS encoding 3-methylfumaryl-CoA hydratase produces the protein MQQAEFSDWVGRSELAEDVLTPRLASEFHATLSPHLAECGDGDAPLGSHWCLAPAIRPADELGPDGHPRRGGFLPPVPLPRRMWAGGEIEFLHSLRIGDVVTRRSTIASIEHKEGRTGVLCFVAVRHEFTANGSLAISERQDIVYRDVVASAAPPPSPAEPRPTTGLMSTVMGSAVLLFRYSAVTFNGHRIHYDEPYVTKVENYPGLVVHGPMQATLLMNLAAKLGDRPPRRFAYRGTAPLIAGQAFDICAEQAQAGAECRVIDATGQVTMRATASW, from the coding sequence GTGCAACAGGCAGAATTCTCAGATTGGGTCGGGCGCTCCGAGCTCGCCGAGGACGTGCTGACGCCACGCCTCGCGAGCGAATTTCATGCCACCTTGTCGCCGCACCTTGCCGAATGCGGCGACGGCGACGCGCCGCTCGGCTCGCATTGGTGCCTCGCTCCGGCGATCCGGCCAGCCGATGAGCTCGGTCCCGACGGGCATCCGCGTCGGGGCGGCTTCCTGCCGCCCGTGCCGCTGCCCCGGCGCATGTGGGCAGGCGGCGAGATCGAGTTCCTGCACAGCTTGCGTATCGGGGATGTCGTGACGCGCCGCTCGACCATCGCCTCGATCGAGCACAAGGAAGGCCGGACGGGCGTGTTGTGCTTCGTCGCGGTCAGGCATGAATTCACCGCGAATGGCAGCCTCGCCATCAGCGAGCGCCAGGACATCGTCTACCGGGATGTCGTTGCGAGCGCAGCGCCCCCTCCGAGCCCCGCCGAGCCTCGCCCGACCACCGGCCTGATGAGCACCGTGATGGGGTCGGCGGTGTTGCTGTTTCGCTATTCGGCCGTGACCTTCAACGGCCATCGCATCCATTACGATGAGCCCTACGTGACCAAGGTCGAGAACTATCCGGGCCTCGTCGTGCACGGGCCGATGCAAGCGACGTTGCTGATGAATCTGGCAGCGAAGCTCGGCGACCGGCCGCCGCGTCGCTTCGCCTATCGCGGCACGGCGCCTCTCATCGCCGGCCAGGCCTTCGATATCTGTGCCGAGCAGGCGCAGGCTGGTGCCGAATGCCGCGTGATCGACGCCACCGGCCAGGTCACCATGCGGGCGACCGCATCCTGGTAA
- a CDS encoding transcriptional regulator, GntR family, protein MLTPVQRETVQDRVYLELRKALIYGLFEPGQVLTIQDLATSLQTSTMPIREALRRLISEQALEAQPNRSVRVPPVDAERLEDLLRARIAIEGAALELAVARLDGRQIEELKSLNRDYDQAMARRGPTPIEPVLELNKAFHFLIYQASGSQVLIPIIESLWLQSGPYVRAAALVFDPKSEISAPHYHAEIVAALKRKDAASARKALAADIGRAFDLLRAPRGDGTGREATRRGPRNGGE, encoded by the coding sequence ATGCTGACGCCCGTGCAGCGGGAAACCGTCCAGGACAGGGTCTATCTCGAGCTGCGCAAGGCCTTGATCTACGGCCTCTTCGAACCCGGGCAGGTGCTGACGATCCAGGACCTCGCGACTTCGCTGCAGACGAGCACGATGCCGATCCGCGAGGCCCTGCGGCGCCTCATCTCGGAGCAGGCGTTGGAGGCCCAGCCCAACCGCTCGGTGCGCGTGCCTCCGGTCGATGCCGAACGCCTCGAGGATCTCTTGCGCGCCCGCATCGCCATCGAGGGCGCAGCGCTGGAGCTCGCGGTGGCGCGTCTCGATGGCCGTCAGATCGAGGAGCTCAAATCGCTGAACCGCGACTATGATCAGGCGATGGCGCGGCGCGGGCCGACCCCGATCGAGCCTGTGCTCGAGCTCAACAAAGCGTTCCACTTCCTCATCTATCAGGCTTCGGGATCGCAGGTGCTGATCCCCATCATCGAGAGCCTGTGGCTGCAATCTGGACCCTATGTCCGGGCCGCAGCTCTCGTCTTCGATCCGAAGAGCGAGATTTCCGCGCCCCATTATCACGCTGAGATCGTCGCAGCGCTCAAACGCAAGGACGCGGCCTCGGCGCGCAAGGCGCTTGCCGCCGATATCGGGCGCGCCTTCGATCTGCTGCGCGCGCCTCGCGGCGATGGCACAGGCCGCGAGGCCACGCGTCGCGGCCCCCGCAATGGAGGCGAATGA
- a CDS encoding 2,4-dihydroxyhept-2-enedioate aldolase, producing MELARNAFKAAIKGGELQIGLWSSLCSNIVAEIIADSGFDWLLLDTEHSPNELPGLLTQLQASARGTATPIVRPAWNDPVLIKRILDIGAQTLLIPFVQNAEEAKKAVAACRYPPAGIRGITTSGRGARYGRVGDYLKKADGEICVLVQVETGAALEKLEAIAGTDGVDGVFIGPSDLSASLGHIGNQLHPEVQAAIQDAARRINAAGKAAGILTANEADARRYIEWGYRFVAVGSDLGLLAKSADGLAQAYKSAKAR from the coding sequence GTGGAGCTTGCACGTAACGCCTTCAAGGCGGCCATCAAGGGCGGAGAGCTGCAGATCGGGCTGTGGAGCAGCCTGTGCAGCAACATCGTCGCCGAGATCATCGCCGATAGCGGCTTCGACTGGCTGTTGCTGGACACCGAGCACTCGCCAAACGAGCTCCCCGGCCTTCTCACCCAGCTCCAGGCCTCGGCGCGCGGCACCGCGACCCCCATTGTGCGGCCGGCCTGGAACGATCCGGTGCTCATCAAGCGCATCCTCGACATCGGCGCCCAGACGCTTCTCATCCCCTTCGTGCAGAATGCCGAAGAAGCCAAGAAGGCCGTAGCGGCCTGCCGCTACCCGCCGGCCGGCATCCGCGGCATCACGACGAGCGGTCGTGGCGCGCGCTATGGGCGCGTCGGCGACTATCTCAAGAAGGCGGATGGCGAGATCTGCGTGCTGGTGCAGGTCGAGACCGGTGCCGCACTCGAAAAGCTCGAGGCCATCGCCGGAACCGACGGCGTCGACGGTGTGTTCATCGGCCCCTCGGACCTGTCGGCCTCGTTGGGCCATATCGGCAACCAGCTTCACCCTGAGGTGCAGGCCGCGATCCAGGACGCGGCGCGCCGCATCAACGCGGCCGGCAAGGCCGCCGGCATCCTGACCGCGAACGAGGCGGATGCACGGCGCTATATCGAATGGGGCTATCGCTTCGTCGCCGTCGGCTCCGATCTCGGCCTCCTGGCCAAGAGCGCCGACGGGCTGGCCCAGGCCTACAAATCGGCCAAGGCCCGATAG
- a CDS encoding Threonine/homoserine/homoserine lactone efflux protein → MGVSALVAFALALIVTAGSPGPSVAALIARVLTNGFRDVLPFLAAMWIGEALWLTLAVAGMAVVAQAFGAIFIALKVLGAAYLLFLAWKMWFAPVEVADGKVIPSGQRPWRMFAAGLLVTLGNPKIMVFYLALLPAILDLSEIGFLAWVELMVTMFAVLAAVDLSWSLLAMRAKRLLTHRRAVRIANRTSATMMAGAAVAIATR, encoded by the coding sequence ATGGGCGTTTCGGCGCTTGTGGCTTTTGCGTTGGCGCTGATCGTCACGGCCGGTTCCCCCGGTCCGAGCGTCGCCGCGCTCATCGCTCGCGTGTTGACCAACGGCTTCCGCGATGTTCTGCCCTTCCTCGCCGCCATGTGGATCGGCGAAGCGCTGTGGCTCACTCTCGCGGTCGCCGGCATGGCGGTCGTGGCGCAGGCTTTCGGGGCGATCTTCATTGCCTTGAAGGTGCTGGGCGCGGCCTATCTGCTCTTCCTCGCCTGGAAGATGTGGTTCGCGCCAGTGGAGGTCGCCGACGGCAAGGTCATCCCGTCGGGACAGAGGCCGTGGCGGATGTTCGCCGCGGGCCTGTTGGTGACCCTCGGCAATCCGAAGATCATGGTGTTCTATCTAGCCCTCCTGCCGGCGATCCTCGACCTGAGCGAGATCGGGTTCCTGGCCTGGGTGGAGCTGATGGTGACGATGTTCGCGGTGCTCGCCGCGGTCGACCTCAGCTGGTCGCTGCTCGCCATGCGCGCCAAGCGCCTCCTGACCCATCGCCGCGCCGTGCGCATCGCCAATCGGACCAGCGCCACGATGATGGCGGGCGCCGCAGTGGCGATCGCGACGCGCTGA
- a CDS encoding amino acid/amide ABC transporter membrane protein 1, HAAT family yields MNLQFMNLQFLADGILAGAMIGLGAIGVTLTYSILRFSNFAHGEFVSFGAYASLLGSGILGSIAGGFEEPIGPFSFGWGVVLAGLLAMLLTGGLALALDFALFRHLRDKAGSITVVIASFGASMALRSLLEFVFTSRPAYFSRELQMALPLGLGIRVTPDQMVLIALAAVLVIAMHLVLTRTRIGRSMRAVSENPALARVVGVDVASVVRVTWIIGGALACASGVMVGIVVQIRPYMGFDLLLPFFAAAILGGIGSVPGALIGGLTVGLAEAAAVQTIGAEWRAAVAFLLLIAVLLIRPTGIFGKAP; encoded by the coding sequence GTGAACCTACAATTCATGAACCTGCAATTTCTGGCCGACGGCATCCTCGCGGGCGCCATGATCGGCCTTGGGGCCATCGGCGTCACCCTCACCTATTCGATCCTGCGCTTCTCCAATTTCGCGCATGGCGAATTCGTCTCCTTCGGCGCCTATGCGAGCTTGCTCGGCAGCGGCATTCTCGGCTCAATCGCCGGCGGCTTCGAGGAACCGATCGGCCCCTTCTCCTTTGGCTGGGGCGTCGTGCTGGCCGGCCTCCTTGCCATGCTCCTGACGGGCGGCCTCGCGCTCGCACTCGATTTCGCGCTGTTCCGGCATCTGCGCGACAAGGCCGGCTCGATCACCGTGGTGATCGCGAGCTTCGGCGCTTCGATGGCGCTGCGCAGCTTGCTGGAATTCGTCTTCACCTCGCGCCCGGCCTATTTCAGCCGCGAGCTGCAAATGGCCCTGCCGCTCGGCCTCGGCATTCGCGTCACGCCTGACCAGATGGTGCTCATCGCGCTGGCGGCGGTGCTCGTCATCGCCATGCATCTTGTGTTGACACGCACCCGGATCGGGCGATCGATGCGGGCCGTCAGCGAGAATCCAGCTCTCGCTCGGGTTGTCGGCGTCGATGTCGCGAGCGTCGTCAGGGTCACCTGGATCATCGGCGGCGCGCTCGCCTGCGCCTCGGGCGTGATGGTCGGCATCGTCGTCCAGATCCGCCCCTATATGGGCTTTGACCTGCTCCTGCCGTTCTTCGCCGCAGCCATTCTGGGCGGTATCGGCAGCGTGCCGGGCGCGCTCATCGGCGGCCTCACCGTCGGTCTCGCGGAGGCTGCGGCCGTGCAGACGATCGGCGCCGAGTGGCGCGCCGCGGTTGCCTTCCTGTTGCTCATCGCCGTCCTCCTCATCCGCCCGACGGGCATCTTCGGGAAAGCGCCATGA
- a CDS encoding transposase, with protein MAQMVTNAGIDVSKQWLDVALWPKRDEVSRFKRDAAGLEELAFWLRERQVVRVGLEASGGYEREVIDALEAQGLEVALLNPLQVRRFAQAKGRLAKNDRVDARTIAQFTAVMIEAPQPGRRRELDSLSEHLTFRRQLRAWIDDCTNQLEHLRDKALRRTAEALRVKFQRALAAHDKALAKLTAEHADWNVLARRLRTVPGVGPVLSQTLIALLPELGHLSRRAIASLVGVAPFDNDSGQRSGKRHIKGGRGAVREVLYMAALSARTHNPIIAEFAKRLAGKEPKVMLVACMRKLLVILNAMVRDGMDWQVKTA; from the coding sequence ATGGCACAGATGGTAACGAATGCCGGCATCGATGTCAGCAAGCAATGGCTCGACGTCGCGCTTTGGCCGAAGCGTGACGAGGTCTCGCGGTTCAAGCGTGATGCTGCCGGTTTGGAAGAGCTCGCCTTCTGGCTCAGGGAGCGCCAGGTGGTGCGGGTTGGCCTTGAGGCCTCGGGCGGGTATGAGCGCGAGGTCATCGACGCGCTGGAGGCGCAGGGCTTGGAGGTCGCGCTCCTCAACCCGCTGCAGGTGCGTCGCTTCGCCCAGGCCAAGGGCAGGCTTGCGAAGAACGATCGTGTGGACGCCCGCACGATTGCGCAGTTCACCGCGGTGATGATCGAGGCTCCCCAACCCGGCCGCCGGCGCGAACTGGACTCGTTGAGCGAGCACCTGACGTTCCGTCGTCAGCTGCGCGCTTGGATCGACGACTGCACCAACCAGCTTGAGCACCTGCGCGATAAGGCGCTGCGCCGCACGGCCGAGGCGTTGCGGGTCAAGTTCCAACGCGCGCTCGCAGCCCATGACAAGGCCTTGGCCAAGCTCACTGCCGAGCATGCCGACTGGAACGTGCTCGCCAGGCGGCTGCGCACCGTGCCCGGCGTCGGCCCGGTGCTGTCGCAGACGCTGATCGCGCTCCTGCCCGAGCTCGGCCACTTGTCGCGGCGCGCCATTGCCAGCCTGGTCGGTGTCGCTCCTTTCGACAATGACAGCGGCCAGCGCAGCGGCAAGCGCCACATCAAGGGTGGACGGGGGGCGGTGCGGGAGGTGCTCTATATGGCCGCCCTCTCGGCCAGGACCCACAATCCGATCATTGCCGAATTCGCCAAGCGGCTTGCCGGCAAGGAACCCAAGGTCATGCTCGTCGCCTGCATGCGCAAGCTCCTGGTCATCCTCAACGCCATGGTGCGCGATGGAATGGATTGGCAGGTCAAAACCGCATGA
- a CDS encoding branched-chain amino acid transport system ATP-binding protein — protein sequence MTSPASSVATAPDESPILSVSELVAGYDPGVAIVKSASMRVSAGEIVVVLGPNGAGKSTLIKAIAGLVPVRSGKVMLEGRDITRLPAHLMVRHGLAFVPQTENVFALMSVEDNLQLAGAILAPRLKAARIEEVYGFFPDLARQRRLPAGRLSGGQRQMLAAARALMIAPKLLMLDEPSAGLSPKLVELVFAKLADIRRSGITIVLVEQNARAALAIADRAYVLVEGQNRHEGPAAELWGDPAIAELYLGGIRAAPPPEVRP from the coding sequence ATGACCTCGCCTGCGAGCAGCGTTGCGACGGCGCCGGACGAGAGCCCCATTCTGTCGGTCAGCGAACTCGTCGCGGGCTATGATCCGGGCGTCGCCATCGTCAAGAGCGCCTCGATGCGGGTCTCTGCGGGCGAGATCGTGGTCGTGCTCGGGCCGAACGGCGCCGGCAAATCGACGTTGATCAAGGCGATCGCCGGGCTGGTGCCGGTTCGCTCAGGAAAAGTCATGCTGGAGGGCCGCGACATCACCCGCCTGCCGGCGCATCTGATGGTCCGCCACGGCCTCGCCTTCGTGCCGCAGACCGAGAACGTCTTCGCGCTGATGTCGGTCGAGGACAATCTGCAGCTTGCCGGCGCCATCCTGGCACCGCGTCTCAAGGCGGCAAGGATCGAGGAGGTCTATGGATTCTTCCCGGATCTCGCGCGCCAGCGGCGGCTGCCGGCCGGGCGCCTCTCGGGGGGCCAGCGCCAGATGCTTGCCGCGGCGCGCGCCCTGATGATCGCGCCCAAGCTGCTGATGCTCGACGAGCCCTCGGCCGGTCTGTCGCCGAAGCTCGTCGAGCTCGTTTTCGCCAAGCTCGCCGATATCCGCCGTAGCGGCATCACCATCGTGCTGGTCGAGCAGAATGCGCGCGCCGCGCTCGCCATCGCCGACCGCGCCTATGTGCTGGTCGAAGGCCAAAACCGCCATGAGGGACCGGCGGCCGAGCTTTGGGGCGACCCCGCCATCGCCGAGCTCTATCTCGGCGGCATTCGCGCGGCGCCTCCGCCCGAGGTCCGGCCGTGA
- a CDS encoding Predicted oxidoreductase — protein sequence MSGQMSGIETIELAPGYTISRVIRGGWQLAGGHGAIDREAAVEDLMAAHDAGIFTFDCADIYTGVEELLGAFRTRLAERRGLAAANAVKVHTKLVPDLDVLARISKAHIGAIVDQSLRRLRIERLDLVQFHWWDYEVAGCIDALGWLDELRRDGKIALIGGTNFDMPHLEAIMAAGLKLASMQVQYSVLDQRPEHGLVAACRRHGIQLLCYGSVAGGFLGERWLGVAEPSWPLENRSLVKYKLIIDDFGGWPLFQELLGALSGVATRHGVDIATIAGRYVLDKPAVAAVIVGARNRAHVAANARIAAVALSDADRSRIDAVLSRRTGPLGDTYALERDREGRHGSIMKYNLNAKAS from the coding sequence GTGAGCGGCCAAATGAGCGGAATCGAGACCATCGAGCTCGCCCCGGGTTATACGATATCGCGGGTGATCCGCGGCGGCTGGCAGCTCGCCGGCGGGCATGGTGCGATCGATCGCGAGGCGGCGGTCGAGGACCTGATGGCCGCCCATGATGCCGGCATCTTCACCTTCGACTGTGCCGACATCTACACGGGCGTCGAGGAGCTGCTCGGCGCCTTCCGGACCCGTCTCGCCGAGAGGCGCGGCCTCGCGGCGGCGAATGCCGTCAAGGTCCACACCAAGCTCGTTCCCGACCTCGACGTGCTGGCGCGCATCAGCAAGGCCCATATCGGCGCGATCGTCGACCAGTCGCTGCGCCGCCTGCGCATCGAGCGGCTCGACCTCGTCCAGTTCCATTGGTGGGATTATGAGGTGGCAGGCTGCATCGACGCCCTGGGCTGGCTCGACGAGCTGCGGCGCGACGGCAAGATCGCCTTGATCGGGGGCACCAATTTCGACATGCCCCATCTCGAGGCGATCATGGCGGCAGGCCTGAAGCTCGCCAGCATGCAGGTCCAGTATTCGGTGCTCGACCAGCGGCCGGAGCATGGCCTCGTGGCAGCGTGCCGCCGGCACGGCATCCAGCTCTTGTGCTACGGTTCGGTCGCGGGCGGCTTCCTCGGCGAACGCTGGCTCGGGGTCGCGGAGCCAAGCTGGCCGCTCGAGAACCGGTCGCTGGTCAAATACAAGCTCATCATCGATGATTTCGGCGGCTGGCCGCTGTTCCAGGAGCTGTTAGGCGCCCTGAGCGGGGTGGCGACGCGCCATGGCGTCGACATCGCCACCATCGCCGGCCGCTACGTCCTCGACAAGCCGGCCGTCGCAGCCGTCATCGTGGGGGCGCGCAACCGCGCCCATGTGGCGGCCAATGCGCGGATAGCGGCGGTGGCGCTGAGCGATGCCGATCGCAGCCGCATCGACGCCGTCCTGTCGCGGCGCACCGGCCCGCTCGGCGACACCTATGCGCTGGAGCGCGACCGTGAAGGCCGGCACGGCTCGATCATGAAATACAATCTGAACGCCAAGGCATCATGA
- a CDS encoding branched-chain amino acid transport system ATP-binding protein, giving the protein MAERIVEQPDDTGGPNTASGPAAPILAARDVVKRYGGVAAVDGVSLEIGAGEIAGLIGPNGAGKTTMFDLLAGSQSPSSGRIFIGGRSVEASRAHRRIGMGLARTFQIPRPFPDMTLVENVMLAEPRQIGEQILPNWLRPGRVARQERDTLDKAMALLDFVTLARLAREPAKVLSGGQRKLLELARVLMTKPAIILLDEPAAGVNPSLLEVIIDKIATINRDGTTILIIEHNMDMVSRLCGRVFVMATGKLLREGSPAEVSCDPRVIEAYLGGSAA; this is encoded by the coding sequence GTGGCGGAACGGATCGTGGAGCAGCCAGACGACACCGGCGGGCCGAACACGGCGTCGGGACCTGCTGCCCCGATCCTCGCGGCGCGCGATGTCGTGAAACGCTATGGCGGGGTCGCGGCGGTCGATGGCGTCTCGCTCGAGATCGGCGCCGGCGAGATCGCGGGGCTGATCGGGCCGAACGGCGCCGGCAAGACGACCATGTTCGATCTGCTCGCCGGGAGCCAAAGCCCGAGCTCGGGACGCATCTTCATCGGCGGGCGCTCGGTCGAGGCGTCGCGCGCCCATCGCCGCATCGGCATGGGGCTGGCGCGCACCTTCCAGATTCCGCGCCCCTTCCCCGACATGACGCTGGTGGAAAACGTCATGCTCGCCGAGCCGCGGCAGATCGGCGAGCAGATCCTGCCCAACTGGCTGCGGCCGGGGCGCGTGGCGCGTCAGGAGCGCGACACGCTCGACAAGGCGATGGCGCTGCTCGATTTCGTGACGCTGGCGCGGCTCGCCCGCGAGCCGGCGAAGGTCCTGTCCGGCGGCCAGCGCAAGCTCCTCGAGCTCGCTCGCGTGCTTATGACCAAGCCCGCCATCATCCTGCTCGACGAGCCGGCCGCCGGCGTCAATCCGAGCCTGCTCGAAGTGATCATCGACAAGATCGCGACGATCAATCGCGACGGCACCACCATCCTCATCATCGAGCACAATATGGACATGGTGTCGCGGCTGTGCGGCCGCGTCTTCGTCATGGCCACCGGGAAGCTGCTGCGCGAGGGCTCGCCCGCCGAGGTCTCTTGCGATCCGCGCGTCATCGAAGCCTATCTTGGCGGGAGTGCCGCATGA
- a CDS encoding TIGR04076 family protein, with amino-acid sequence MSADTADDSFELYDLRVEVVVPEGERIYCGAKPGDHFELRGEMLTLPPGQGFSIYSLAALLPLLPAKQRPTHRNDWMTSDAEIACPDPNCRSRFRVTRIGMRRFSHQETTAVPLPEGNK; translated from the coding sequence ATGAGCGCCGATACGGCCGATGACAGCTTCGAGCTCTATGATCTGCGCGTCGAGGTGGTGGTGCCGGAAGGAGAGCGGATTTATTGCGGCGCGAAGCCCGGAGATCATTTCGAGCTTCGCGGCGAAATGCTCACCTTGCCGCCCGGCCAGGGCTTCTCGATCTACTCGCTCGCGGCCTTGCTGCCGCTCCTGCCCGCCAAGCAGCGCCCGACGCATCGCAATGACTGGATGACGAGCGATGCCGAGATCGCCTGCCCCGATCCGAATTGCCGCAGCCGCTTCCGCGTCACGCGGATCGGCATGCGCCGCTTCAGCCATCAGGAGACGACGGCCGTGCCTTTGCCGGAGGGAAACAAGTGA
- a CDS encoding amino acid/amide ABC transporter membrane protein 2, HAAT family has protein sequence MTLDLLGPGLIAYASFFLATALSYAIICLGLNLQWGQTGLFNVGVAGFVAVGAYTSALVTTPATTAHLAGFDLPIPVGWLAAMLVAGAVSAFVGAVTLRLRADYLAITTFGIAVTIHLVTLNAQRLTGGPFGIGFIPRPFAALAETPLAFNLANLALIVVLLAILYVGLERLVRSPWGRVLRAIREEETAAISLGKNADLYRLQAFALGGAVMGLGGAVQAHFIGFIAPDNYLSSLTFQIWTMLIIGGSGNNRGAILGAVLIWAIWSVSGTTIASIFPPEQQARAAALQIVAIGVMLSAALLLRPRGLIGELSTVSRHIDRGAEGEAKGDPAP, from the coding sequence ATGACGCTCGATCTCCTTGGCCCCGGCCTCATCGCTTATGCGAGCTTCTTCCTGGCGACGGCGCTGAGCTATGCGATCATCTGCCTCGGCCTCAATCTGCAATGGGGGCAGACGGGCCTGTTCAATGTCGGCGTGGCGGGTTTCGTGGCGGTCGGCGCCTATACGTCCGCCCTTGTGACGACACCCGCCACCACGGCCCATCTCGCCGGCTTCGACCTGCCCATTCCGGTGGGCTGGCTCGCCGCCATGCTGGTCGCGGGCGCCGTGTCGGCCTTCGTTGGCGCCGTGACGCTCAGGCTGCGCGCCGATTATCTCGCCATCACGACCTTCGGCATCGCGGTCACGATCCATCTCGTGACCCTGAATGCCCAGCGCCTCACGGGTGGGCCTTTCGGCATCGGCTTCATCCCGCGCCCCTTTGCGGCGCTGGCCGAGACACCGCTCGCCTTCAACCTCGCCAATCTGGCGCTGATCGTTGTCCTCCTCGCCATTCTCTATGTCGGCCTCGAAAGACTGGTGCGCAGCCCTTGGGGACGCGTGCTGCGCGCCATCCGCGAAGAAGAGACCGCCGCCATTTCGCTCGGCAAGAATGCCGATCTCTATCGCCTGCAGGCCTTCGCGCTCGGCGGAGCCGTCATGGGCCTCGGCGGCGCCGTGCAGGCGCATTTCATCGGCTTCATCGCGCCGGATAATTATCTATCGAGCTTGACCTTCCAGATCTGGACGATGCTGATCATCGGCGGCTCCGGCAATAACCGCGGCGCCATCCTCGGCGCTGTGCTGATCTGGGCGATCTGGAGCGTCTCGGGCACGACCATCGCCTCGATCTTTCCGCCCGAGCAGCAGGCCCGCGCCGCCGCGCTGCAGATCGTCGCCATTGGCGTCATGCTGTCGGCCGCCTTGCTGCTGCGCCCGCGCGGACTCATCGGCGAGCTCTCCACCGTCTCGCGGCATATCGATCGCGGCGCAGAGGGCGAGGCGAAAGGGGATCCGGCGCCATAG